The genomic interval GTCTACTCGGACAGGGCGGACCTGGATGCCTCCGGCGTGCCCAGGCGCAAGCGCGTCACGGCGAGCAACCCCACGGTGCGGGCGCAAGTGGGACGGCGGTGGATGCAGCTCGTGGAGGAGGACACCAGCAACATTGACAGCCAGGCGGAGGCCCAGCGGCTCGCGGACGCGGCGGTGGCGGACCTCTCCGTTTCGCCCCTCACGGTGGGGCTGACGGTGGACCCGCACCCGGGCCTGGAGCTGGGAGACTTGGTGCGCGTGGCGCCGGACGGTCTCCGCCTGGACACGGCGCAGCTCCTCGCTGTCCAGGAGATTGAGCACTCCTGCTCCACGGATGGCGTGGCGCGCATGAAGCTGGTGCTGCGCGGACAGCCCTCGACGTCAGTGCGCGAGTGGCTGGAGCGCGACGCGCGGCCCGGCATCGCCCCGAGCGCGCCGTTCACGGGGCCTGCCGCACCCCAGGGAGTGAAGGCCATGCCCATCGTCAACGGCTTCACCGTGACGTGGACACCCGCGCCGTCCGGCCCGCGCTGGGAGGAGTACGAGCTGCATGTCTCTCGGGATGCAGCCTTCACGCCCTCGCGAGACACCTTCAAGGAACGGGGGAAGCGGACCTCGTTTCAGGTGTCCGACTTGAAGCCGGGGGTGACGTACTTCTGCCGGGTGGTGGGGCGGGACGTGAAGGGCAACGTGGGGGCGCCCTCCGAGGCGGTGTCCGTCACCTCGGCCTACGTGACGCCCGGCGCGATGTTGCCGGGAGTGGCCTTCGGAGAGTCTCCACCCAACCCGGACTTCGAGGCGTGGAGCGTGGAGTCCTCGCCGCCGGACGCGTGGGTGATGGGCGAAGGGCTGTGGGGAGGACATGCCCAGGTGACGGAGGACGCCTTCACCGGCAAGCGCGCGGTGCGGCTGATGGCAAACTACACGCGCCTTGACGCGCAAGCGATGATTGCCCGTCCCGGGGACAGGTACAGCGTGGATGCGCTGGTGAAGTCAACGCAATCGGGGATGCGACTGATTGTCCAACTCGTCTGGTACGACGGCGCTTTCAACGCGGTGTCTGTCTCCACCATCAGCGACTTCTTGTCCCCCGGTGAGTGGCGCCCCGTCAGGGGATTTCAGACGGCACCGAGCGGCACTCGCTACGTGCAGGTGCGTCTCTATGCCCCCTATGAGCCGGGGACGCCCTGGGTCCACGTCGATTCGGTGCGCCTGGAGCGAGTGGGGGGCATTGTCGAGCGGTGGGCGGCGATTCGCTCGGAGCAAATCACCGACTTGGAAAACGGCTGGAGCGCGTGGAACACGGCTCACTTCCCGTTGGGCTACTACAAGAACAGCGACAATGAGGTGTCCATGCGCGGCGTGGTGCGCCCGGGGACGGTGGGCTACGTGACGCTCTTTCAATTCCCGGCGGGCTACCGGCCCAGTAGCGCGCGCATCTTCCTGTTGCCTACGACGAATGGCATTGCCCAGGGGCACGTCGACCCGGATGGACGGGTGCAGGTGTACTCAGTGCCGGAGGGGGCGGTGTGGGTGAGCCTTGACGGCGTGCGGTTCCGCGCCGATCTCTAGGAATCCGCGCCACGCCTGGAAAGTGTCCCCATTGAAGAAGGAGAGCGGGAGACGTGCGGCATGTCGCCATGCGCCCCGCGCGAAAGGCTCTCCATGCTTCGTTCTTCGTTGCTCCTGTCGTGCCTCATGCTCGCTTCGCCCGCGCTGGCCGCCGAGTCGCCCGGCATACCGGACCCGAGCCGGATTGAGGAGTTCGCGCGGCTGGTCTTCGACGCTGTGACGTCGCGCAACTGGGCTCTCGTCGCCTCCCTCGCGGTGGTGGCGGTGGTGTATGTGCTGCGCCGCTTCGGTGGCACGCACATCCCGTGGCTTGCGTCCTCGCGGGCGGGGGCGGTGCTGGCGTTGCTCGTGGCCGTAGCGGGCGCGGTGGCCAACGCGCTCCTCGCTGGGACGCCCTTCACCTGGGGCCTTCTGCTCAAGGCGCTGGGCATCGGCCTGGGCGCGGCGGGCGGCTTCTCCGTGCTGAATGCGCTCCTCTTCGGTGACGCGGTGGTGAAGAAGGCCGAGGCGGCGGGCGAGGCGGCCGCTGGGGAGATTGCTGGCAAGGCGGCGGCGGTGGCCGTCCTGGAGCAGCTCCACAAGGGTCGCAAGCCGTGAGGTGCCTGGTCCTGGCGCTGTCCCTGGTGGCGTCAGGGCCGGTGCGCGCCGAGGACGCGGTGCTGGACGTCGCCCGCGCCACCGTGACGCTTCAGGATGGGCGCATGGTGGATGTGGGCGAGGGGTGCTGGCTGTCCGAAGAGCGGTGCATAGGGACGGCCCGCGAGGTGCGCCGCCTCCAGGCTGAGAACGAGGCCCTTCGTACCCAGGCAGGTGAGGTGCCACTGGTGAAGGTGCTCGTGGCGCTCGGCCTGGGGGTAGGTTTGGGCTTCTCGGCGGCGCTGCTCGTTCGGTGAAAGGTTGAGCTTTTAAAGTTCATGAGGTGTGGACTTAACCAGTTCAAGTCGTCGAGAATCCTCGGGAGCACTCACGTTTGCTTCCCGAGGACCCCATGCCCACCACGACTGACAGCGGTAGATTCGTCGCGCAGTCTCTCCTCCCTCCGCCCGTGACTCCCAACAGGCCCGAGCCTCTCTTCACGCTGGGAAGCGTCCGGTATGAGGCCGTTCGCGAGTTGACGGTGATGCCCTCGGGTGAGGTGCTGCTGCTGGCCCATCGCTACGTGCTGGACGAGGACGTGCCGGGCCCGTGCCTTGTGCGGCGACTCCCGAGTCCGGTCACCTACGAGGAGAGGAAGAGGCTCGTTGATGAGATTCAGCTGGCCTTCCGCCTGAGTCACCCGAGCATTGCCCAGGTATTCCACCTGAAGATTCACCGAGGGGCACCCCATGTCGTCATGGAGCACGTGGATGGTCCCTCCCTGGACACGTTGATGAGCGCAGGTGTGGCGCGAGGAAAGCCGGTGTCCGAGGCGCTGGCCCTCTTCATTGGGGCCGAGGTCGCGGATGCCCTGCACTACGCCCACACGTTGCGCGGGGACGACAACAGGCCGCTGGGCATCGTCCATCGGGACGTCAACCCTCGCCACGTCTTCTTGGGGAACCACGGCGGCGTGAAGCTGGCCAACTTCGGTGCTGCCTACTCGTTGATGGTGGGGCGCGTCCGCTCACCCGCCAACCTTGTGCGAGGGGATGTGGCCTACGCCTCACCTGAGTATGTGGAGCGTCAGCCTGTGTCCCCGGCCTCGGACCTCTTCAGCCTCGGGGTGGTGTTGGTGGAGCTGCTCACGGGCAAGCACCTCTTCGATGTGGCGGATGTGCCTCCGGCTCCAGATGGGATGCCACCCCTCCATGGCGAACCGTTTCCGTCCCTGCCGCTGACGCAGATGCGGGTGCTGCTCTCCCGCTTCGGTCCGGCGGACGTCGAGAGCGCGGTGAAGGAGCTGTCGCCTGACGTGAAGGCGATTCTCCATGCGGCCCTTCGCGTCGCTCCTGGTGAGCGCTTCGCGACGGCTGCGGACATGGGAGAGGTGCTGCGCGCGGCCTTGACGAAGCGGCACCCCAGCTATGGGCGCCAGGACGCCCAGCAAGAAATTGCCCGTGTCATCGCGGAGGGGAGCTGCCTCCGGGACATGATGGAGTTTGGTGAGGCAGGCATCTACCCGGAGGGGTTGGACGCTCACGAACTCGAGGCGCTCTCCGACGACGAGGACTAGCGAGTCAGGACGGTGGCGACGCGGAGGAGGGCATCCAACTCCTCGGTGTCCATCTTCCGCGCAAGGGCCAGGAGGCGGCGCAGCTCCGGGGTTTCGGCTTCAAGGACAGGGGGGCTTGTCGACTTCTTGCCCCCTGCATGCGGCACCATGCCCATCAAATCCTGCGGAGTGAGGCCCAGCGTCGTGGAGAGGCGGTGGAGGACGGGGACACTGGGGAGCACCTTCCCTCGCTCCAGGCGACCGTAGGCGGGTTCCACGAGACCCACGCGCTCGGCAACCTCTCCGCGTGTCAGGCCGAGCTTCAACCGTACCTCTCGCGCTCGTGAGCCAATGGTGATTGCCAGGACTTCATTCATGGGGCGTCCCCTTCATCGGGTGGAGGGTGGGAGAGGGTTGGTGCATCCGGCCTTCTTAGCGGGAGTGAATACCAGACATCCAGAAACTCACAATGGATGTCAGAGGTTCTCACCGGGAAGAGGGTGCAAAGAGAGGACTCCCTGCTGGGTAGTTCATCTGGTAGGTTTCCCGACCAGTTGGGAGGGCGCACACATGAGCGAGGGCCGGGTGGCCGGGAGACGGGTGCTGTGAGGCTGAGGGAGCCTGTCCTCGCTGCGCTTGCGCCTGGTGTCCAGGTGATGGGCTACACGGTAGAGCGGCGCCTGGGCAGTGGCGGCTTCGGGGCTGTGTACCTCGCACTGTGTGAGGGACAGGCTTACGCGCTGAAGCTGTTGGACTTGGCGCGAGTGGGCGGGCGTGTCGAGCGCGAGGTGTCCATCCTCTTGCAGTTGAACCACCCCAACGTGGTGGGCATTCACGGCTTTGGGAAGTGGCCGGTGGCATCTCCGGAGTTTGGCGTCATCGTCATGGAGTACGTGGACGGACGGCAGTTGGATGACTGGGCGTCCGAGGAGAACCCTTCCGCGCGGCAGGTGGCGCGCGTCGTGTTGGACGTGGCTCGGGCATTGGACGCGGCCCATGGAGCGGGAGTCCTGCACCGCGACGTGAAGGAGGCCAACGTCATGGTGCGCACCTCGGATGGTGCGGCCAAGTTGGTGGACTTCGGAGTGGGGGACTACGTAGGGGCTCCCGGCCTCACGGTGGATGTTCTTCCACCTGGGACGCCAGAGTACCGCTCACCGGAAGCCTGGAGTTTCTTTCGCAAGAACGCCCAGGTGTTGGGGGCCATCTATGCGCCGGGGCCCTCAGACGACTTGTGGGCGCTGGGGGTAGCCCTCTACCAGCTCCTCACGGGCTGGCCGCCCTTCGGCGGGGACCACTTCACGCTGGCGGACATCGTCATCGCGCAAGAGGTGATGCCTCCGCGCCAGGTGAATGAGCGCGTCCCCTCGGCACTGAACGACGTGTGCATGGGGTTGCTGGAGAAGTCGCCAGCGTCACGGATGCCGAGTGCCAGGGCCCTCTGTGTGGCGCTGGAGGACGCGCTGCGAGGTGCGGACCTGTCGTGGGATGTCCCTCTGTGTGATGCATTCGGGGCGGACACGGCGACGACCGAGGGAGGTGGGGACAGTCTGGACAAGTGGCTGGAGGAGCCGCTGCATAGGCCGCGACGGGGCAAGAAGCTCCAGCACGAGGCGCCGCCTCCGTCGAAGGGGCAGTCGCCACCACCCGAAGAGAAGGCGCCCTCTCTGCCACGCCCACCGAGGGCTTCTCGCCTTCTTCGAGGCCGAGGTGCGGCTGTCCTCGTGGGTCTCCTGGCGCTTGTCGCGGTGGCGGTGGTGTGGACCTGGAGGACGTCGCGCGTTGCGGGGGCCGTGCCAGCCCGTCAGGAAGTAGCGCGGTCTGGGAGTTCGTCCCAAGCTGTCCAGGCCCCAGCTCCCTCCTTCGGGAAGGAGTCCACCCCTGCGGCCGTCGCTGCCCCTGCGATGCTTCCCGAGGCTACAACTGTGAAGATGGAGAAGACCGAGACCCCGACGCCACCGAAGCCCACGCGGAAGGGCGTGAGCATCATGAGCAGGGCGATTGTCGCGGTGGCCGCATGCACGGGGTTGGCGTTCCCTGGCACGCAGGTGCGTCCACCTCCGCCTTCAGAGCCATGCCCAGACGGCGCGATTGCTGCGATGGAGGAATGGGGCGTCGACGTCGGGGATCACCACGTCGTTACCATGCCGGTGAGGAAGCCTCAGATCATCACTGTGTCGGATGGGCCCTCGGAGCTGACGCTACTGGGGAAGTGGAACCGAATGCCGGCTGGCACGATTTTCTCTGGGCAGCTTATGGTGAGTGACCGGGTCTATGGGCGCTTTACCCATGCTCGAACTCGCGACGGAAAGCGATTCCCCGTGTGCTTGGAGCTGCAATCCGAGTCCTTGGTGAAGGGCCTGGAGAGAGAGTCAGGGGAGGACAGTCCTACGTCGGCACGCGTTTTCACGACTGGGGATGTGAAGGCGGTCAGTGAGTTTGAGTGACGCGGTATGCGCGCGGTGCCTCATGAGGGAGTCGCGGACGGATGCAAGCATTGTCATTGGGCGTTCTCCTCGTGGTCTCCCTCATGTCGGGAAGTGCGGCGGCCCAAGGGAGTTTGATGCCGGGCAACGGCGCTCGGCGCATCGAACTGGGACCTGATGAAGCCGGAGTGCCCGTTGCGGTCGCCGTCAGCCCTGGACTGTCTACGGTGCTTCTCTTCGACTCCGAGCTGGCGCAAGGTGCCGTCGAATTGGATACGCAGACGGGGTTCTCCATTGTTGATGTGGGGCGCATGACCCTGCGGGTGGTTCCCTCTACGAAAGCGGTTCCTGGAGAGAAGTTCCGCGTGGCAGTGCGATTCCGTGATGGTGCAGCTCCTTCTGGAGCGGCATTCCTGCTCACGGTCCATCCCGCGCGTGCGGACAGTCTCGTTGAGGTGTACCGAAGTCCGAGGACCGTTGAGTCGTATCAACAGGAGGCGAGGGAGGCGAGAGCCGAGACGCAACGCTGCCAGGAAGAGAATCTGCGGTTGTTGTCCGAGCACAGCACGCCGGGTGGCCTCGTTGGACTGCTCGCGGTTGGCGGCGTCGACGTGAATGGCGTGTTGGGGCAAATTGTGAGCAAGACGATTTCAGTGGACCCGAAGAGCGCGCTCCAACCCTTCGCCGTTCAGAGTTACCGCGCGAAGGACCGTGTAGCTCTTGACGTCGTCCTTAAGGACCTGCGAGGCGAGCAGTCGTGGACTGCGAGCGGCGCCACGCTCCGTGGCCCGTCTGGCATCGAGTTGAAGGTGCTTCGGGTATGGCAGGACTCCTCCATCGCCCCGGGAGACATGGGCCGTGTGGTGATTGAAGCCGAAGCATCTGTCGAATCGGTACGAGGGTCCTTTTCGCTCAAGTTGTGGGAGGCGGAAGGAGCCCGCACGGTGACGATCGGCAACGTGCGATTCCCCTGACGCCGTGCGGGGAACGTCGGCGTGACGCTGTAAGATTCCGCCGACCTGTCTATTCCCCATAGACCTGTCAGACGCGGATGCCAGCATGCCCTCCGTTTGCCTTCCCCTGAAGGAAGGCAGGGGGTGAGGAATGCGTGCTGGCCTCTGGATGCTTTGCGCTGCCCTCATTGCCACGGGCTGCGCTGGAGTTGACTCATCCGCTCGCAGAACCACCTTCCAGCAACGAGGCGCGTTGCCTGGAGAAGATGGGGCGGACGCACGAGCGGATGCCGAGAGCGACTCGCAAGGGGAGGAGGGGCCTTCAGCCAGGCCCCTGCGGTACCGCCATCCGGAGTTGAGGGAATCGACTCGTGTATGGCCCGCGCGAAGGCCGCGAAGCGATGCGTTCGATGCGTTGCTTCGAGATGCGGGGCTGGAGGAACAGGACTCACGTCCCGTGGTGGGTAGCTCCATCACACCCACCCATGCGGCGCGACTGCTGAACGTGCTGCTGGGTAAGGACGTGACGCTGGGGCAATTCCCGGCGCGTGTCGCGGTGGGGTTCATGCTGCGCGAGGTTCTGGCCACAGGCGAGGTGTCGCGCGGCGACCTGGCACGTCGCGCGGCGCGCTTCAAGCACGTCGCGGTGCTCCGGCCGGATGGGTATCTCGCGTGGGTCTCAAGTGGGCGGACACAGCAGAAGGTGGAGCCTGTCGAGTGGAGGGATGGCGCCTTCCGCGCGCACGGCTTCGAGTTGGGGCGCTTCTACAGCGGTCGCACGGGTGTCTTCCGGCTGCTGGATGGGGAGCTGCGGGAGGCCAACGGGTTCCCCATCGCGGACGTCCACGACGATGCCGATGTCATCAGTCGCGGTCTGGACGGGGCGGAAGAGGCATTCGTGGGGTTGGCCCTCGCGGTGGGGAAGTTCTTCTCAACCTCGCCAGCGGAGAACCTCGAAGCGTTCCGGCAGATGCCCGCCGCCGTGGTGGCGCTCATCGAGTCGTCCCCTGAGTACTTGGAGCGGTTTCGCTACATGACCCGGGGTGAGCAGATCCAGGCCGCCTCCAAGATGGTGACGAACCTCGTTGCCACCTGGGGGACGGCATCCGCCGTGACGCGCACGTTGCACGGGACCTCTCTGGCCACGGCGGAAGCCTCGGTGCTGGTGCTGTCGGGACGAGGCGTGCTCTCCATGGAGAGCGCGGCCGTGCCTGTGGGGCGTGCTGCGGCGGTGCTAAGCGGTGGACCCGGTGCGGCTATCATCCTTCAGCGGGCGGGTGCGGCGGCGCAGCAAGGAGGTCCGTCCGAAGGGCCCGGTCGGTGGGGCCCCGCCGAAGAGTCCATGTCCTCCCGGGCGGGGCGCTATCAGGAACAAGTCACGGGTCACTCTGCGGACGAGGCATACTGGGTCGGTGGAGTAGGCAAGAACAGCGGAGGCGTGAAGTTCGATGGCTTCGACAAAGGCGTGCTGCTCGAGGCGAAGGGGCCGGGCTATGCGAACAAGTTCCTCGACAACCTCAAGCCGAAGGTCTGGTTTGAGAAGTCGGGAGCAAAGGCCCTAGTCGATCAAGCTGGTCGTCAGCGCGCTGCCGCTAGGGGGGCACCAATTCGGTGGCACATTGCGGAGGAGAAAACCGCAGAGGCCATCCGGAAGCTGTTCGACGCCAACGACATTGAGGGAATCGAAGTTGTCTTCACTCCCCCTATGCCATGAGGAACCGTGGATCGTGAACGAGAGCTACTACGCGGGAGTCTATTGGGGGGCCCGAAAGGAGTCGTCCGAGGAGTGCGCTCGGCGGCTGAAAATCCTTCTTGAAGGACTTCCATCTGTAGCGCCATCGCTTGAGCGCTGGTTTCAACAAGGTAAATCGCGTGCAGATGCGTTGAAGCGCCCACTGCACCCCACCCTTGCTGAACTCGAACCATTCGTCCGAAAAGGTAAGGACCGTACCTTCGACGACCTTGGATTTAGCATCGGTGGTTGGAATGGGGCTGGTGATGACTACGAAGCCACAGGCTTCCTCCTTGCGTGCGGTGGCTACTCTGAATGGGGGGGAAACCGTTGTGTCTACACGTTGCCGAGCAAAGGCCCGAGCTTTGAAAATCTCCTTTCAGCAACCACTCTCGCGGAGCTCATGCGAAGGACGGCTGGAGCTTGGGAGCCGGACTGGGGAGTGGCTATCTCGGAGCAACACCGAGATTTGCTGAAGCCACGGCGTCCAAAGGGAGCCCCATACGTCGGATGGGTGACCTACCTGGCTCGGCATCGCGGCATGGTGCCGTCTCTCCCCGCTCCAGTGCGGGTCGAGCTGGTGGAGGGCAAGGGGACGCTGATCATTCTCACCCCGGAGCGCTTCACCGCCAGCAATCCGGACCATGTGGCGCTGGCTGAGCAGGTGCGGGAACTGCTGGACCGCGCCGGATTGTTGAAGCCGCTCCAGGCTCAACCCTAGGAAGCAGGAAGGGCCGAGTAACTTCCCGCTCGGCCCTTCCTGGCTGGATGCGCGATTGGCCCCTCGGCGTCAGGGCAAAATTCACCTCGGCCGACGCTCCGCCTAGCCGACGTGGGGGCAATTGAGAAGTGCGGAAGGGGGACTGGTGATGGAGATTGAATTGCTGGTGGCGCAGTTCGCCCAGCACATCGCCGCGCAGACGGATTGCATCCTTCGAGGGGACTCCAAGACCGGTAACAAGCACGCGGACAAGGCGTTCGCGGCATTCGCGAAGTTGCGCGAGAAGGGCGATGCGGGTCGGGATGCACTTGCCTCTCTTCTCGCTGCCCCACAGATGGACGTCCGCGTCACTGCGGCGGCTTTCTTGCTTCGACATCGAACCGAGGAGGCAAAGGCCGTCCTTGAGGTCGCAGCAAGAGGCGAAGGGATGGCGGCCCTTGGTGCGCAGCAGACGCTCAAGAACTGGGAGAACGGGACCTGGGCCCTCGACCTTCGGGAGTGACGCCCCGGTTGTCCTGCGCCTTGCACCCAGACTGCCCGCCATCGCGAGGGCTGCATCACATCGCGTTCGTGATGGGGCATGCCGAGGTTCCAACCTCCATCGGTAACGCACTCGTAACGTAGTTTGCTGGACGCACCTGGACGCGCCCGGACGATTTCGATACCGTCTTCCCGGGACAAATGGGGACGTAACCCCTCGGAAGTATTAGCGGTAGAGCACGAGAATCGAACTCGCCAAGGACGTCTCTCAACGTCCCCCATTGGTTTTGAAGACCAAGCCAGCCACCAGGTCCGGAGGCCCTACCGCCCGCGATTAGTGCCGGGCCTTCCGCCCCTCGTCAACGTTCTCTCGCCGGGCTCTTCGCACCCTTCGCCGGCTTCAGGCCTGGAAGCCCGTGCACCATCGTCGCCAGCAGCGTATCGCGCAGATCCTCCGCCGACGTGTCCTTGAACGCCGCGCACGTCAGCTTCAGGCTCACAATCCCATGCAGGCCCGCCCACAGTGTCTCCGCGAGTCGCGCGGGCTGTGCCTCCGCTGACAGCCTCCCCGCTGACTTCAGGTCCTCGAACACGCCGCTCAAGAGAGCGAACGAACGCGGACCCGCCCCGTCCGGGGCTCCTTCGAAGAGCTCGCTCGACAGTCTGGGGTCTTCCAGGAAGATGAGCCGGTACGTTTCCGGGTGCGCCAACCCGAAACGCACATAGGCCGCCGCCATCACCGCCAACCGCTCCAACGGTTCCTTGGCCGAGGCCGCGGGCTCCAGCTCCGCCAACAGCTCCCCGAACCCTCGCACGCACAACTCCCGGGCAATCGCCTCCCGGTTCTCGAAGTGCAGGTAGAGCGTCGCGGGCGCGTACTCCACCGCCTCCGCCAGCTTGCGCATCGACAGCGCGCTGAACCCCTCCTTCACCACCATCTCCCGCGCCACCCGCAGAATCTGCTCCCGCAGCTCCGCCCGCTGCCGCTCCTTCCGCTCCGAAATCCCCATGCCCCAACCCTATGGCTTGACACCCAGAACAGCCAGCAGTAATTGAACGGTGTTCACGGAACGGTGTTCACAAAACGAGTAGATGTTCACTGAAGGGAGTCCATCATGGAAGGCAAGGTGGCGCTGTTCGGGGCTTCGGGAGTCATTGGCCAGAGTGTGGCGAGCGCCTTGATGGCCCAGGGCAGGGCCTACCGAGTGGTGGGGCGCTCGCGTGCTTCACTGCAAGCCGAGTTCGGCGCGGATCCGCTCGCGGAGGTCGTGACGTGGAACCCCGATGACCCGGCGTCGGTCCGTGCCGCGGCGCGGGGTGTGGACACGCTCGTCTACATGGTGGGGGTCGATTACTGGCGGTTCCAACTGCACCCCACGCTGATGCGCAAGACGCTCGATGGCGCCATCGCGGAGGGCGTCAAGCGCGTGGTCCTCATCGGTACCGTGTATCCCTACGGTCTGCCGCGCACCACGCCCGTGCGAGACGACCACCCCCGCGAGCCCAACAGCTTCAAGGGCCGGATGCGCAAGGAGCAGGAGGACCTCCTCCTCGCGGAGCACGCCGCCGGCACCCTCCAAGGCACCATCCTGCGCCTCCCGGATTTCTACGGCCCCGGTGTCGAGGCCAGCTTCCTCCACCGCGCGTTCGTCGCCGC from Myxococcus stipitatus carries:
- a CDS encoding fibronectin type III domain-containing protein — protein: MRPLSSFQAALLTSPTGYSTHPRVWVRDARGTWLKLNSLFDSDWVLGVRISEKLDAPVAEAEVTLARSGPGGVRLSLSPLVVQSLINTTGGAFAPLLAEAAYFRVELGLAAPGHVPKEEDYFEVFRGRIDEVDPGAEELKVVGRDLAGLLQDTFIEVEREYGDDSTGVPVQHIIQALCNDNGLSSFGLYVPVDPLSQRGKYKQKVEPVLDAVRTLAQRIGWDCRMKWRPSAGAYALTLYAPDRLQTAEEWAYGPDEYGEPDSVTRQLTDIRTDVEVVYSDRADLDASGVPRRKRVTASNPTVRAQVGRRWMQLVEEDTSNIDSQAEAQRLADAAVADLSVSPLTVGLTVDPHPGLELGDLVRVAPDGLRLDTAQLLAVQEIEHSCSTDGVARMKLVLRGQPSTSVREWLERDARPGIAPSAPFTGPAAPQGVKAMPIVNGFTVTWTPAPSGPRWEEYELHVSRDAAFTPSRDTFKERGKRTSFQVSDLKPGVTYFCRVVGRDVKGNVGAPSEAVSVTSAYVTPGAMLPGVAFGESPPNPDFEAWSVESSPPDAWVMGEGLWGGHAQVTEDAFTGKRAVRLMANYTRLDAQAMIARPGDRYSVDALVKSTQSGMRLIVQLVWYDGAFNAVSVSTISDFLSPGEWRPVRGFQTAPSGTRYVQVRLYAPYEPGTPWVHVDSVRLERVGGIVERWAAIRSEQITDLENGWSAWNTAHFPLGYYKNSDNEVSMRGVVRPGTVGYVTLFQFPAGYRPSSARIFLLPTTNGIAQGHVDPDGRVQVYSVPEGAVWVSLDGVRFRADL
- a CDS encoding serine/threonine-protein kinase translates to MPTTTDSGRFVAQSLLPPPVTPNRPEPLFTLGSVRYEAVRELTVMPSGEVLLLAHRYVLDEDVPGPCLVRRLPSPVTYEERKRLVDEIQLAFRLSHPSIAQVFHLKIHRGAPHVVMEHVDGPSLDTLMSAGVARGKPVSEALALFIGAEVADALHYAHTLRGDDNRPLGIVHRDVNPRHVFLGNHGGVKLANFGAAYSLMVGRVRSPANLVRGDVAYASPEYVERQPVSPASDLFSLGVVLVELLTGKHLFDVADVPPAPDGMPPLHGEPFPSLPLTQMRVLLSRFGPADVESAVKELSPDVKAILHAALRVAPGERFATAADMGEVLRAALTKRHPSYGRQDAQQEIARVIAEGSCLRDMMEFGEAGIYPEGLDAHELEALSDDED
- a CDS encoding helix-turn-helix transcriptional regulator — translated: MNEVLAITIGSRAREVRLKLGLTRGEVAERVGLVEPAYGRLERGKVLPSVPVLHRLSTTLGLTPQDLMGMVPHAGGKKSTSPPVLEAETPELRRLLALARKMDTEELDALLRVATVLTR
- a CDS encoding serine/threonine-protein kinase gives rise to the protein MSEVLTGKRVQREDSLLGSSSGRFPDQLGGRTHERGPGGRETGAVRLREPVLAALAPGVQVMGYTVERRLGSGGFGAVYLALCEGQAYALKLLDLARVGGRVEREVSILLQLNHPNVVGIHGFGKWPVASPEFGVIVMEYVDGRQLDDWASEENPSARQVARVVLDVARALDAAHGAGVLHRDVKEANVMVRTSDGAAKLVDFGVGDYVGAPGLTVDVLPPGTPEYRSPEAWSFFRKNAQVLGAIYAPGPSDDLWALGVALYQLLTGWPPFGGDHFTLADIVIAQEVMPPRQVNERVPSALNDVCMGLLEKSPASRMPSARALCVALEDALRGADLSWDVPLCDAFGADTATTEGGGDSLDKWLEEPLHRPRRGKKLQHEAPPPSKGQSPPPEEKAPSLPRPPRASRLLRGRGAAVLVGLLALVAVAVVWTWRTSRVAGAVPARQEVARSGSSSQAVQAPAPSFGKESTPAAVAAPAMLPEATTVKMEKTETPTPPKPTRKGVSIMSRAIVAVAACTGLAFPGTQVRPPPPSEPCPDGAIAAMEEWGVDVGDHHVVTMPVRKPQIITVSDGPSELTLLGKWNRMPAGTIFSGQLMVSDRVYGRFTHARTRDGKRFPVCLELQSESLVKGLERESGEDSPTSARVFTTGDVKAVSEFE
- a CDS encoding DUF2381 family protein translates to MQALSLGVLLVVSLMSGSAAAQGSLMPGNGARRIELGPDEAGVPVAVAVSPGLSTVLLFDSELAQGAVELDTQTGFSIVDVGRMTLRVVPSTKAVPGEKFRVAVRFRDGAAPSGAAFLLTVHPARADSLVEVYRSPRTVESYQQEAREARAETQRCQEENLRLLSEHSTPGGLVGLLAVGGVDVNGVLGQIVSKTISVDPKSALQPFAVQSYRAKDRVALDVVLKDLRGEQSWTASGATLRGPSGIELKVLRVWQDSSIAPGDMGRVVIEAEASVESVRGSFSLKLWEAEGARTVTIGNVRFP
- a CDS encoding Tox-REase-5 domain-containing protein: MLREVLATGEVSRGDLARRAARFKHVAVLRPDGYLAWVSSGRTQQKVEPVEWRDGAFRAHGFELGRFYSGRTGVFRLLDGELREANGFPIADVHDDADVISRGLDGAEEAFVGLALAVGKFFSTSPAENLEAFRQMPAAVVALIESSPEYLERFRYMTRGEQIQAASKMVTNLVATWGTASAVTRTLHGTSLATAEASVLVLSGRGVLSMESAAVPVGRAAAVLSGGPGAAIILQRAGAAAQQGGPSEGPGRWGPAEESMSSRAGRYQEQVTGHSADEAYWVGGVGKNSGGVKFDGFDKGVLLEAKGPGYANKFLDNLKPKVWFEKSGAKALVDQAGRQRAAARGAPIRWHIAEEKTAEAIRKLFDANDIEGIEVVFTPPMP
- a CDS encoding immunity 52 family protein produces the protein MNESYYAGVYWGARKESSEECARRLKILLEGLPSVAPSLERWFQQGKSRADALKRPLHPTLAELEPFVRKGKDRTFDDLGFSIGGWNGAGDDYEATGFLLACGGYSEWGGNRCVYTLPSKGPSFENLLSATTLAELMRRTAGAWEPDWGVAISEQHRDLLKPRRPKGAPYVGWVTYLARHRGMVPSLPAPVRVELVEGKGTLIILTPERFTASNPDHVALAEQVRELLDRAGLLKPLQAQP
- a CDS encoding DUF2019 domain-containing protein; this encodes MEIELLVAQFAQHIAAQTDCILRGDSKTGNKHADKAFAAFAKLREKGDAGRDALASLLAAPQMDVRVTAAAFLLRHRTEEAKAVLEVAARGEGMAALGAQQTLKNWENGTWALDLRE
- a CDS encoding TetR/AcrR family transcriptional regulator; the protein is MGISERKERQRAELREQILRVAREMVVKEGFSALSMRKLAEAVEYAPATLYLHFENREAIARELCVRGFGELLAELEPAASAKEPLERLAVMAAAYVRFGLAHPETYRLIFLEDPRLSSELFEGAPDGAGPRSFALLSGVFEDLKSAGRLSAEAQPARLAETLWAGLHGIVSLKLTCAAFKDTSAEDLRDTLLATMVHGLPGLKPAKGAKSPARER
- a CDS encoding NAD-dependent epimerase/dehydratase family protein; protein product: MEGKVALFGASGVIGQSVASALMAQGRAYRVVGRSRASLQAEFGADPLAEVVTWNPDDPASVRAAARGVDTLVYMVGVDYWRFQLHPTLMRKTLDGAIAEGVKRVVLIGTVYPYGLPRTTPVRDDHPREPNSFKGRMRKEQEDLLLAEHAAGTLQGTILRLPDFYGPGVEASFLHRAFVAAASGKRAQLIGPIDAPHEFIFVPDVGPIVTALMAEPRAYGRSWNLAGPGATTQRQMVDEMFRQSGRATKLMVMGKGMLRLLGLFDPFMRELVEMHYLLTSPVLMDDSELRQLLGDVHKTPYAEGIRQTLAFTKQHLAAVSPAPAATNHPRPAP